The window CTCAAGGGTACACTTGACGCAGCCGGAAAGTAAATAATCTAAACCGACTTGTCAATGCCAATATTAGTTAACGTATAGATATGGCCACGGGAGTACCGGTATGTTGAGTTTGGCAGGGCAAATGCTGTCTCGGCGGCTTCGAAGTAAGACGAAACACGCATTCGACACACGGTATCTCTTGCGTCGTCAAGATAGCCCTCTCCATTGCGGCATTTGCCATCTAGATATAATTGAATAAGGACTTTGCcggatgaaaaaaaaattcacaAGGGCCGGTgagtaaaagaagagagcagagaggGAAGACGAGGCTATTTTATCGACGTAAAAGTTGGCTGTGAGTACCTGATTGATAGTACGTAGATTGTGCAAGAACCAGGGAGGAAGCATCTGTGCTACCCTTGAAAGAATACACTCGGCAAAAATTGCGTCTAATGCTGTCCACGTATAAACAACATGGAACTTTACAAtagagagaaggaaagaataACAGAAGGAACAGAATGGGTGGCTGCGCTTGGCTTATTGAGTAACTCTAGGGTTGGTGTTGCTCTAAACTGTACGGCTATTTTGCAGAAAGGTTTGGCAGGATCAGTGCCAGTATTATCCGCCGTGTATTGGTAACCGtagctacctacctaccaGGTTTGGTAAAACGATGGCTATATTGTGTAATTTCATGATGCAGCTTTTAATCGGCTAGAATGCAGCTATTTGTGATTGATGAAGCGGGAATAGGTACCTTTTTGTTTTACAAAGTTGACCCTCATATGCTCCTAGATCTCACCAAGGCTGGATGTTACACATCTACTAGTAAATACTCGCATATCTACCGCCATTTTACTACTACTGATTGTTAGGCGGCTTGTACTCCATACTTGGACCACCGGCCTTGCGGTGCCTGGCTGCGGAAAGACTCGAAGATGGCTTCCATCCTCCATTTCCAAATTGGGACTTTGGACCAATGGCGGGGCGTAGCAGAAGCCGGCAGATCAATGTTGGCTGAGTGAGGGGCAGCTCTAATGCCtgtctgctgcatctgcgcGGCTGTAACTTTTTAGATCTGGCCGATATCTGGACCTGTCTGTGTCTGCGATACCGTCTTCCAAAGAGCAATCAAaaagatttatataattGAAATCAAGCCACTAATTCTCTCCCTCTGCAGTGCGTGAGCCTCTACACATGGCCCCCCAAAACGTCACTTTTGCCATCTCCGCATCCACTAAAGTTGATAAGCTCACCCTTGTAGAGCATGCGACCCACTCCACTAAAATTCCCTTCCGTCGCCTGGGAAGCATGAAAGTTTTCCTCGTGAATCGCTTCATGGACTTTGGTCGCAACGTTCGCGGCTCTATCGCAACTTGattttccccttcttttcatCGCATCTCCGTCTGTAGAGGCCCGTTGGTGCACAGTCGCCCCTTTTTGATGTCTCGCCAACGCTTATGAGAGCTCTTTACTCTGCCgctggccagctccagcgagCTCCGATCGCAAGCTTCGTTCGGCTTGCTCGCCACCGAGGATGCCAGAGTGTTTGGAGAAGAGCACCGTCGCGATGGCTCGCAACTTTCACCCAGGAGTCTGAGTCGAAAAATTCAACATCGCTGTCTTGTAAGCCTCTTTGCGCCACTGTTTGCAATCGAGATTGGTAACTAACGGCGCAACACCAGTGCCTTCCACGTCGCGATACAACGAAGTTGGTGTACAGCAACTCAGCGAATACATCTTCCCTCAGATATTCCCAAACGGCTCCAACCCTCCGCCCGAAGACCTAGTCAGATTGTCCGTGGATCATTTGAAGCGCCATGAGCTCTATGGCAAGAATACAGATGCTTCCGGCCCCATTGCCTTCGACCTGCCCAAACTTCACGGTGACACCCTTGACGAACACTTCTATAAGCTTGGAATCGATTGCGCTGGTTCGCATTTGCAGTACGCCAAGCAATTCGCTTGCGCAAATGTCCCCCTGAGGCCGAAAAGATGGATGCGACAAAGCGGGTGGACAAAATACTATCCTGATGGCCGGACAGAGTCAGTAGAGGCGCCTAATGAAGAGATGCTGTCCTTTGACACAGAGGTCATGTGGAAAGAAAGTCCGTATGCAGTAATGGCTTGCGCAGTCAGTCCTACGGCCTGGTATTCTTGGTTATCTCCCTGGCTGTTGGGCGAGTCGACCGAGGACAAGCACTTGATACCATTGGGGGATCCGACCACCGATCGCATCGTTGTTGGGCACAATGTTGGCTATGACAGGGCAAGAATATTGGAAGAATACAATTTGAAGCAGACCAGGACCGGATTTCTCGATACCATGTCCTTGCATGTTGCCGTCAATGGCATGTGCTCACAACAACGCCCGACCTGGatgaaagcaaagaagaatcGAGAAACTAGAGAGAGGATAGCGAGCAAAACTGTTGATCACGGCATGGTTGAGCTTTTGAGCAACTCAAGTGTgcacgaagaagaggagttGTGGGTAGAGAAGAGCTCAATCAACTCTCTTCGAGATGTGGCCAAGTTTCATCTTAATGTCACCATTGATAAAAAAATACGGGATGATTTTGGCGAGCTGGACCGCGACGGTGTGCTGGAGAAATTGGACCAACTTCTCGAATACTGCGCTGCGGATGTATCGGTTACTCACAGGGTGTATCAAGCTATCCTCCCCAACTTCTTGGAAGTTTGCCCGCATCCAGTTAGCTTTGCAGCTCTACGGCACCTGTCTTCTGTCATTCTACCGGTAAATGATACCTGGGATTCATACATTGCCAATGCGGAAGCCACATACCAGAAATTGTCTGCGTCGGTTCATGAGAGATTAGTGGCATTGGCAGAGAAGGCTTTGGAAATAAAAGATTACCCTGAGATCTGGCAAAACGACCCCTGGATGAACCAGCTAGATTGGTCCGGCCAAGAGATCAGAATGGTCAAGGGAAAACGAAAAGCTGATCCGCCGAGGCCAGCtgcaaggcaaaagaagccGGGCATGCCGAAATGGTACAAAGATCTCTTTGCCACAAACGACGCCCCTATTAACCTATCAATACGGACTCGCATTGCGCCTTTATTATTGAAGCTGGCTTGGGATGGGCATCCGTTATTCTGGTCTCACCAGTATGGCTGGGTATTTCGAGTTGATCCGGATGCCGTGTCCACTTACACTGCGAAGCTCATGTCAGAATGCCTCTTTGATGACTCTGACCCGGATTTGCGCGACGATTACAAACACTCTTACTTTAAGCTTCCACACAAAGATGGCCCTACTGCTCGCTGCGCCAATCCCATGGCGAAAGGGTACCTGAATTACTTTGAAAATGGCACCCTTTCGTCAGAGTATGAATATGCCAAGGAAGCGCTGGAAATGAATGCATCATGCTCATACTGGATGAGTGCGCGTGATAGGATTATGTCGCAAATGGTTGTCTATGAGAAGGATTTACCCGAGACTGCAGAGGGGATggtggccaagaaggatggAGAGAACACCCAGGGCTTTATTTTACCTCAAATTGTCCCCATGGGTACCATTACCCGGCGAGCGGTCGAGAATACTTGGCTGACAGCAAGCAATGCCAAGAAGAACCGTGTTGGGTCTGAGTTGAAATCCATGGTCAAGGCTCCCGCTGGCTACTGCTTTGTCGGTGCCGATGTCGACTCAGAAGAGCTTTGGATTGCAAGTCTAGTAGGCGATGCGACTTTCAAAATCCACGGCGGGAATGCCATTGGTTTCATGACTCTCGAGGGTACCAAGGCCGCAGGCACGGACTTACATTCACGGACAGCGTCGATTTTGGGCATCTCTAGAAACCAAGCTAAAATCTTCAACTACGGACGCATCTATGGAGCTGGGCTCAAGTTTGCAGCTACTCTCCTACGACAGTTCAACCCCAAGCTATCTGAGGCTGAGACCACGGAGATTGCACAGAGGCTGTATGCCAATACCAAAGGCATCAAGACCAATCGAAAGACGATAAACAAGCGCCTGTTCTGGAGAGGAGGGACGGAGTCTTTTGTATTCAATAAATTGGAAGAATTCGCTGAACAGGATTGGGCCAGGACGCCGGTGCTGGGAGCGGGAATCACACAGGCGCTTATGAGCCGCTTTGTGAGTAAAGGCGGTTACTTGCCTTCTCGCATCAACTGGGCTATTCAGTCATCGGGTGTCGACTATCTCCACTTACTAATTGTCTCCATGGATTACTTGATCCGTCGATTCAATCTCGACGCTCGGCTGGCCATTTCAGTTCATGACGAGGTTCGATACCTGGTGAAGAGTGAAGATAAGTACAAGGCAGCGCTTGCACTCCAAGTAGCAAACATCTGGACTCGAGCCATGTTTGCACAGCAAGTAGGGATCAACGACCTCCCTCAATCTTGTGcattcttctctgccattgATATCGATCACGTTCTCCGCAAAGAAGTCGACATGGACTGCATTACGCCAAGTCATCCCGATGCCATCCCTCCTGGCGAAAGTCTAGATATTCAGACTCTTTTGGATATGGGGCCCGAGGCACAGCTTGATTCGTCCGTCGTTCCAGATGCTCGATTTGCCCCCAAACTGGATGATATCTCCTACACGCCGCGCACGCCTGTTATGCAGAAACTTCAAGAGTCATCGGGAAGCAGCTCTCAGTTTATTAGAGCCCAGATTGCGAGCGATGAAATGGAGCTGCaagatattattaaagaGATTCGCGGCGTCACACCGTCGAAACCACGAGCTACACCAAAACCGCGGGCAGTATCGTCGAAGGGCGTGCTTCCGTTCAACAACAAGAATGCCCCCAAGGGGCTTAACGCGCCATCATCATTTCCCTCGGAACGTGATGTCGTCAAATTGCATTCACCATTACGACCTTCTGAGATGTTGGGCTTTCAATACCAAGGCGAGAGCCAGTACTCTAAGAGTAAAATGGCCTGGGTTAAGCCTTAGAAAGAAGTTTGAGCTGAAAAGTCACATTCCTATATGGTCGATTTAGTGTACGATAGGAGCGCTGTCAGGGCAATAGATGAGGGGTGATGTATGACGTGTATAACAGCAGCCTGGGGCTGCGATTATCTTTTGGGATTTTGTTGATAAAATATGGAACGGTCTGGAGTTGAGCGTATGGCTACTGGTGTTCTGCTTACAGGGGGGATCATGTTTTTATGGCAAAAGGTGGAACGTTACTTGTACTGGATTATCGCTTATTATTACGActgtaggtaggtatctaGTTGTGTATGAGTGTATGAATAggaataagagaaaaaaatatgcAAATGTATACTGTAACATTCTGCCCAGGTAATCCGGTGGCTTTCCAAGCTACGGAACCAAGggtttgcaaaaaaaaagagggaatcCAGACACGATCAAACACAAAAGTGAGTACTACACATGCAAGTGTCCCAATTGCAGTGCTGTTCATGTAATTCAAATGTACGTGTTTATTTATTTCGCAGTCCCCGTTTTTTTGCAAACCCATTGGATACACTCTGGGCCAAATTACGCCTTATGAGGCTGGGCACTGCCGCACCAACttgatacatgtatgcatgtgtGCCTGGAATAACAGCATCTTTTCTGCCCGACATGACTACATATGCCCAGCGACCTGACATTGTCTTTGCATCAAGGCGATCAGAATGCCCATCAAGTCATCGATTCACTATATGCAGCCAACACACAAATGCCAAGGCGGTCATAATTGCATCCCTTACTACGAAAAGGAAACGCTGCAAGTGACGAGATTTTGTCCTTGAAATTAGTCCAGAGAAAATGGAAGGCACATCCTCTAGAAAACGCAAACAGGCCGATATCTGCTtacaaaaaagaagcgaCGAGTATACAGTGGGATGGATTTGCGCCATATGCACCGAATATACCGCCGCGCAAGCTGCTCTCGATGAGGAGTATGGGAGACCCGACTATATGGCGCCGGGCGATCATAACGACTACACATTTGGCCGCATAGGAGATCacgatgttgttgttgccgtTTTGCCGGATGCAGATTACGGAACAGATTCTGCGGCACTCGTCGCAAGGGACATGCTGCATTCTTTCGCCAATATCAAGGTCGGGCTGATGGTTGGCATTGGTGGCGGTGCGCCGAGTGAAAGGTGTGATATTCGCTTGGGTGACATCGTGGTCAGCACCTCTCGTGATGGGCAGAGCGGCGTATTGCAATACGACTTTGGCAAAATGGTGCAGGGCGAGCCGTTTCAACCAACGCGACTATTGGATCAGTCGCCAAGGATCTTACGAGCAGCGGTCAATGGGCTTAAATCGCAATACCAACGCAAAGGCTATGGCCAGTTGGGGGGAATAATTGACGACATTCTCAAAAGAAACCCGAATTTACGAAAAGATTTTGGTCGTCCAGATCTTACCAGTGACAGGCTCTATCGTAGCGAGATTATACATCCTACCGATGGCATCAACACACCAGATTGTTCGCTTTCCTGTGGAGATGATCCGTCAAAGTTGATTATACGATCTAGGCGAGTTGCAGATGAGAGCTCGCCTATTGTTCATTACGGAATAATTGCTTCTGCAAATACGCTCATGAAAGATGCCGTGCTGCGCGATAAGCTCGCACGGGAGAAGAATATTATATGTTTCGAAATGGAAGCTGCCGGCCTCATGAATCAATTACCCTGTTTGGTTGTTAGAGGAATATGCGACTACTCAGATTCGCATAAGAACAAACAGTGGCAAGGGTATGCCGCcatagcagcggcagcttaCACAAAggatcttctccatcgaATCCCTCTGGATAACATCAGCACACTACAAAGAGCGatcagagaagaaaaagtacgAACTCCTACCAAagaccaagaaaaaaaagaccaggAAAAGGCGCTACTCAATTCTCTGAAGTTTGATCAGCACAAAGATCGTCATGATAACATCAAGACCGCTCACGCCGATACATGCAGATGGCTACTAGGAAGTGTTGAATATCTTGACTAGCTGGATCCTGAAAAGATTCACGACCATCACGGATTTCTTTGGATTAAAGGAAAGCCTGGAGCTGGGAAATCAACAATCATGAAGTTTGCCCTCGCGACTGCCCGGAAAAGAATGCAAGATAGGATTAtaatctctttctttttcaacgCACGGGGAAGCAGTTTAGAGAAATCAACCCTTGGGCTGTACCGGTCACTATTGCTGCAGCTACTTCAGCAGTTACCAACCCTTCAAGACGAATTAGACTTGTCTGATTTCATAGTAGATCAAGACAAAAGCTATCGATGGTATGTCGAACCATTAAAATCTCTATTCCACCAAGCAATCGAAAACATACAGAAATCCAAAGTGGTGTGTCTTATTGACGCTCTGGATGAAtgtgatgaggatgaagtcCGAGACATGATTTCGTTTTTTGAATATCTGGAAGACTTAGCTACATCCAAAGGGACTAGCTTCTTGGTATGTTTTTCAAGCAGGCACTATCCATACATCTCAATTCAAAATGGATTAAGCCTCATCCTGGAAAACCAAAAGGAACATGCTCAAGATATAGCGAAATATGTGAGAAGCGAGTTAAAGATTGGACAAAATCATATCGCCAATCAGATTCACGCCGATATTCCAAGAAGATCTCGAGGTGTTTTCATGTGGGTCATTTTGGTTGTTATGATCCTCAACAAAGAATACGATAGGGGAAATATTCATAATTTACAAATGAAATACCAAGAGATTCCTGGAGGCCTGCACGaactatttaaaaatatCTTGACGCGAAACTCTGACGAATAGTCAGGGGAAATACTCCTGTGCCTCCAATGGATTCTATTTGTAGAGAGACCACTGAGACCAGAAGAGCTATATTTCGCTGTTGCTTCCGATATCTCATCTACATGGCCTCACAGAGATATATCAGAACATGATATTCAGAGATTTGTTCTgaattcttctcttggaCTTACCGACATTATTGTGTCCAGGACCTATTTGGGCAAAACTGTTCAATTCATTCATGAGTCAGTTAAAGATTttcttcttaaaaaaaacGGGCTAGGAGAAATTTGGACAGATTTAAGTGGCAATGTTCATGGGCAAAGTCATGAAGAGCTAAAACAGCGTTGTCTCAAATTGATTAGCATGGGTAGCGCTATCTGCCCTCAAGAACTATCTTCTATGACGAGATCTATGACGAGAACGACATTTGACAGACTGGGAAATGACAAATTGCCATTTTTAGACTACGCCATTCGCAATGTCCTGTTCCACGCAAATGCAGCACAAAAGTATGGTATTAGTCAAGCTGGATTTCTCAAAGAGTTTGAGGCACGCAGTTGGATAATAATCAGGAGCAGTTATAAAGACAGGAGCGATTACTCAGACCCACGACTTTTGTATACCTTGGCGAAAGAGAATATGAGCTCTCTCATCGGGTGCCAC is drawn from Trichoderma atroviride chromosome 7, complete sequence and contains these coding sequences:
- a CDS encoding uncharacterized protein (BUSCO:EOG092D076U), with the translated sequence MRALYSAAGQLQRAPIASFVRLARHRGCQSVWRRAPSRWLATFTQESESKNSTSLSLPSTSRYNEVGVQQLSEYIFPQIFPNGSNPPPEDLVRLSVDHLKRHELYGKNTDASGPIAFDLPKLHGDTLDEHFYKLGIDCAGSHLQYAKQFACANVPLRPKRWMRQSGWTKYYPDGRTESVEAPNEEMLSFDTEVMWKESPYAVMACAVSPTAWYSWLSPWLLGESTEDKHLIPLGDPTTDRIVVGHNVGYDRARILEEYNLKQTRTGFLDTMSLHVAVNGMCSQQRPTWMKAKKNRETRERIASKTVDHGMVELLSNSSVHEEEELWVEKSSINSLRDVAKFHLNVTIDKKIRDDFGELDRDGVLEKLDQLLEYCAADVSVTHRVYQAILPNFLEVCPHPVSFAALRHLSSVILPVNDTWDSYIANAEATYQKLSASVHERLVALAEKALEIKDYPEIWQNDPWMNQLDWSGQEIRMVKGKRKADPPRPAARQKKPGMPKWYKDLFATNDAPINLSIRTRIAPLLLKLAWDGHPLFWSHQYGWVFRVDPDAVSTYTAKLMSECLFDDSDPDLRDDYKHSYFKLPHKDGPTARCANPMAKGYLNYFENGTLSSEYEYAKEALEMNASCSYWMSARDRIMSQMVVYEKDLPETAEGMVAKKDGENTQGFILPQIVPMGTITRRAVENTWLTASNAKKNRVGSELKSMVKAPAGYCFVGADVDSEELWIASLVGDATFKIHGGNAIGFMTLEGTKAAGTDLHSRTASILGISRNQAKIFNYGRIYGAGLKFAATLLRQFNPKLSEAETTEIAQRLYANTKGIKTNRKTINKRLFWRGGTESFVFNKLEEFAEQDWARTPVLGAGITQALMSRFVSKGGYLPSRINWAIQSSGVDYLHLLIVSMDYLIRRFNLDARLAISVHDEVRYLVKSEDKYKAALALQVANIWTRAMFAQQVGINDLPQSCAFFSAIDIDHVLRKEVDMDCITPSHPDAIPPGESLDIQTLLDMGPEAQLDSSVVPDARFAPKLDDISYTPRTPVMQKLQESSGSSSQFIRAQIASDEMELQDIIKEIRGVTPSKPRATPKPRAVSSKGVLPFNNKNAPKGLNAPSSFPSERDVVKLHSPLRPSEMLGFQYQGESQYSKSKMAWVKP
- a CDS encoding uncharacterized protein (EggNog:ENOG41), with protein sequence MEGTSSRKRKQADICLQKRSDEYTVGWICAICTEYTAAQAALDEEYGRPDYMAPGDHNDYTFGRIGDHDVVVAVLPDADYGTDSAALVARDMLHSFANIKVGLMVGIGGGAPSERCDIRLGDIVVSTSRDGQSGVLQYDFGKMVQGEPFQPTRLLDQSPRILRAAVNGLKSQYQRKGYGQLGGIIDDILKRNPNLRKDFGRPDLTSDRLYRSEIIHPTDGINTPDCSLSCGDDPSKLIIRSRRVADESSPIVHYGIIASANTLMKDAVLRDKLAREKNIICFEMEAAGLMNQLPCLVVRGICDYSDSHKNKQWQGYAAIAAAAYTKDLLHRIPLDNISTLQRAIREEKVRTPTKDQEKKDQEKALLNSLKFDQHKDRHDNIKTAHADTCRWLLGSVEYLD